The following are from one region of the Patagioenas fasciata isolate bPatFas1 chromosome 14, bPatFas1.hap1, whole genome shotgun sequence genome:
- the RARS1 gene encoding arginine--tRNA ligase, cytoplasmic isoform X2 translates to MAKSMININSCLQEIFGAAIQAAYPDLENPPLVVTPSQQPKFGDYQCNSAMGITQILLKTKEQKVSPREIAEKIAKNIPANECIEKVEIAGPGFINVHLRKDFVSKQLSSLLINGVQPPAVGKRKKVVVDFSSPNIAKEMHVGHLRSTIIGESMCRLFEFAGYDVLRLNHLGDWGTQFGMLIAHLQDKFPDYLTVSPPIGDLQAFYKESKRRFDTEEEFKKRAYQCVVLLQSKNPDFIKAWELICDVSRKEFQKIYNCLDITLVERGESFYHEMMKDIVKEFEDKGFVQVDDGRKIVFVPGFPVPLTIMKSDGGYTYDTSDLAALKHRLCEEKADILIYVVDSGQSVHLQTVFAAGQMIGWYDPKVTRVAHAAFGVVLGEDKKKFKTRSGDTVRLIDLLEEGLKRSMDKLKDKERDKVLTPEELKAAQTSVAFGCIKYADLSHNRLNDYVFSFDKMLDDRGNTAAYLLYAFTRIRAIARLASIDEQMLRKAAREEVLILDHEKEWKLGKCILRFPEILQKILEDLLLHTLCDYLYELATTFTEFYDNCYCVEKDRQSGQIVKVNMWRLLLCEATATVMAKGFDILGIKPVQRM, encoded by the exons ATACTGCTCAAAACCAAGGAACAGAAGGTTAGCCCAAGAGAAATCGCTGAGAAAATAGCAAAAAATATTCCTGCCAACGAATGCATTGAGAAGGTTGAGATTGCTGGTCCTG GTTTTATCAACGTCCACTTGAGAAAGGATTTTGTGTCGAAGCAGCTGAGCAGTTTATTGATTAATGGAGTTCAACCACCGGCTGTTGGCAAAAGGAAAAAG GTGGTGGTGGATTTTTCATCCCCTAACATTGCGAAGGAGATGCACGTTGGCCACCTGCGGTCTACCATCATCGGAGAAAGTATGTGCCGACTGTTCGAATTTGCAGGTTATGATGTTTTGAG GTTAAACCATTTAGGAGACTGGGGCACCCAGTTTGGAATGCTCATCGCTCACCTCCAAGACAAATTTCCAGATTACTTAACTGTTTCTCCTCCTATTGGGGATCTCCAAGCTTTTTACAAG GAATCCAAGAGGCGGTTTGACACAGAGGAGGAATTTAAGAAACGTGCCTACCAATGCGtggtgctgctgcagagcaaaaaccCAGACTTCATTAAAGCATGGGAGCTGATCTGTGACGTGTCGCGGAAAG AGTTCCAGAAAATCTACAACTGTTTGGACATCACACTCGTAGAAAGAGGGGAATCATTCTACCATGAGATGATGAAAGACATTGTGAAAGAATTTGAAGATAAAG GATTTGTCCAGGTGGATGATGGCCGGAAGATTGTGTTTGTTCCAGGTTTCCCTGTCCCGTTGACAATCATGAAATCGGACGGAGGTTACACATACGACACATCTGACTTAGCTGCTCTTAAGCACCGGCTGTGCGAGGAGAAGGCTGATATCCTTATTTATGTCGTCGATAGCGGCCAG TCGGTGCATTTACAAACAGTGTTTGCAGCTGGACAGATGATCGGCTGGTATGATCCCAAAGTGACCAGAGTGGCCCATGCTGCGTTCGGAGTGGTGCTGGGAGAAGACAA GAAGAAGTTCAAAACTCGTTCAGGAGATACCGTGCGTCTTATAGATCTACTGGAAGAAGGGCTGAAACGATCAATGGACAAGTTAAAAGACAAGGAACGGGACAAG GTCCTCACACCAGAAGAGCTGAAAGCTGcccagacatcagttgcttttgGCTGCATTAAATATGCAGATCTCTCCCACAACAGACTAAACGATTACGTGTTCTCCTTTGACAAGATGCTGGACGACCGAGGAAACACAGCTGCGTATTTGCTGTACGCCTTCACACGGATCAG AGCCATTGCTCGCCTGGCCAGTATTGACGAGCAGATGCTGCGTAAGGCAGCCAGGGAAGAGGTGCTCATCCTGGACCACGAGAAGGAGTGGAAACTGGGCAAGTGCATCCTGAGGTTTCCGGAGATCCTGCAGAAGATCCTGGAGGACTTGTTGTTGCACACGCTCTGTGACTACCTTTATGAGCTGGCCACCACCTTCACCGAGTTCTACGACAACTGCTACTGCGTTGAGAAGGACAGGCAGAGTG GCCAGATCGTGAAGGTGAACATGTGGAGGCTGCTGCTGTGTGAAGCCACTGCCACCGTCATGGCCAAAGgatttgacatcctggggattaaGCCTGTGCAGAGGATGTAG